One Vicingaceae bacterium genomic window, ATTGAAGATGAAATCATCCGCAATAACTTACAAAATTATGTATCCCAGGTATTAATTCCTACCGAAAAAGTATTGCAAATAAAAGGTGGTAAAAAAGTAACTAAAGAAAGAAGTTATTTCCCGGGATATATTCTTATAGAAGCTGAATTGGTAGGAGAAGTACCTCATATATTGAAAAATATCAATGGTGTTATTGGATTTTTAGGTGCAGAAAAAGGTGGCGATCCTCTACCTCTCAGGCCACAAGAAGTGAATAGAATTTTAGGAAAAGTAGATGAGTTGAACGAAAGCGAAGCTGATGTATTTGTTCCATTCCAAGTAGGTGAACTTGTCAAAATCATTGATGGACCATTTAATGGATTTGTTGGGACGGTTGAGAAAATTATGGAGGATAAGAAGAAGCTTGAAGTGATGGTTAAAATATTTGGAAGAAAGCAACCTATTGAATTGAGTTTTTTACAAGTCGAAAGAGAGCAATAAAATAAATTAAACACTAATATTATGGCAAAAGAAATCACAGGAATTATTAAATTGCAGGTTAAAGGAGGGCAAGCCAATCCTTCGCCGCCTGTTGGTCCGGCTTTGGGTGCCAAGGGTGTAAATATCATGGAGTTTTGCAAGCAATTCAATGCCCGTACACAAGATAAAATGGGTAAACTATTGCCTGTAGTGATAACCGTTTATTCTGACAAATCATTTGATTTTGTTGTTAAACAACCGCCTGTAAGCGTGACCATTAAAGAAATGCTCAAACTCAAATCGGGATCTTCTGAACCCAACAGAAAAAAAGTTGGATCACTTACCTGGGAACAGGTTAAGCAAATAGCAGAAGAAAAAATGGTTGATATGAATTGCTTCACTTTGGAATCAGCCATGAAAATGGTGGCCGGTACTGCCAGAAGCATGGGAGTTACAATTTCTGGAGAAGCACCTTTTAAAAACTAAAAAATTATGGGAAAGTTAACTAAAAATCAAAAACTGGCATTATCCAAGTTTGACCCTGAAAAAAGATATTCATTAGAAGAAGCGGTAAAAATAGTGAAAGACATCACCACTACAAAATTTGATGCCTCTGTAGATATACATGTCAATTTAGGAGTTGATCCTAAAAAATCCAATCAGATGGTTAGAGGCACCGTTGCTTTGCCTCACGGAGTTGGGAAAAAAGTTACAGTATTGGCACTGGTGACTCCCGATAAAGAAAAGGAAGCAAAAGAAGCAGGCGCTGATTATGTAGGATTGGATGAATATATTGAAAAAATCAAAAATGGATGGACCGACTTTGATGTAATCGTAACAATGCCTGCCGTGATGGGTAAAATTGGTGCTTTAGGTAAAATTTTAGGCCCAAGAGGATTAATGCCCAACCCAAAATCGGGCACGGTTACAATGGAAGTGGGCAAAGCTATTCGAGACATTAAAGCCGGAAAAATCGATTTCAAAGTCGATAAGTATGGTATTATCCATGCAAGCATCGGAAAGGTTTCTTTTGAACCTGAAAAGCTTGCAGAAAATGCTAAGGAGCTGTTACAAACCATTATAAAACTAAAACCGGCAGCGGCCAAAGGTACTTATATCAAAAATGTCACATTGGCAAGTACCATGAGCCCGGGTGTTAAGGTAGATGTTAAAAGCATCGCCTAATGCTTCCAGCACCTAAAAACCGGTTTTAAAAAAAGAAAATTATGAATAGAGAAGAAAAAAATCAATTGATTGCCGAATTTACCGAGGTGTTAAAAAATACCAAGGTAATTTATTTGGCTGATATTGAAGGATTGGATGCAGAATCTACACACAAGCTCCGTAAGGCATGCCATGAGAAAGGAGTAAAATTGAGAGTTGTCAAAAACACTTTGCTTCAAAAAGCCATGGAAAAATTCAATGGCACCTACGAAGCATTGTATCCTTACCTCAAAGGCAATACTTCAATCATGGTTTCAGAAACAGCCAATACTCCTGCCCGAATCATCAAAGAAATGCGCAAATCTCTTCCCAAACCTGTACTAAAAGCAGCTTGGATCGAAGAATCTGTGTATGCAGGAGACGAGCAATTGGAAACATTGGCAAATCTCAAATCGAGAGAAGAACTTATCGGAGATATTGTGTTGTTGCTTCAATCACCCGCCAAAAATGTACTTTCGGCATTGTTATCTTCTAAACATACTATTGGCGGAATAGTAAAAACATTGCAAGAAAGAAATAATTAAAAAATTGTATAACCATTAAAAAAATAAAACAATGGCAGACGTAAAACAATTAGCAGAACAATTAGTTAACTTAACAGTTAAAGAAGTTAACGAATTGGCAGAAATTTTGAAAAATGAATACGGTATTGAGCCTGCTGCTGCTGCAGTGGCTGTAGCTGCTCCGGGAGCCGGCGGTGCTGCAGGTGGTGGCGAAGCTGAAAAAACTTCTTTTGATGTGATTCTTAAAAGTGGCGGCGCTGCAAAATTAGGTGTGGTTAAAATCGTTAAAGAAATTACAGGTCTTGGACTAAAAGAAGCCAAAGATCTTGTTGACGGTGCACCCAAACCTGTTAAAGAAGGTGTTAGCAAAGAAGAAGCTGAAAGCATCAAAAAACAATTGGAAGAAGCCGGAGCTGAAGTTGAAATTAAATAAGCTTCAAAAAAATTTTTTTAAGTTTAAGCCCGCAAAATATACTTTTGCCGGGCTTAAACTTGTTTTGTTTTAATTTAATAATTTAAAATTTACCTTCATGGCAAACGCTCAAGTTTCCAAAAATTCATCAAAGAGAATAAGTTTTTCAACAACAGTTAATCAACTTGAATATCCTGATTTCTTAGAAATACAATTACAATCCTTTAAGGATTTCTTCCAAGTGGAAACAACGCCTGAAAACAGGCACCTGGAAGGACTTTTTAAAGTTTTTAATGAAAATTTTCCCATTACCGACAGCAGAAATCTATTCGTATTGGAATTCCTGGATTATTATATCGATCCACCCAGATATTCAATTGAAGAATGCATAGAAAGAGGTTTGACTTATGGCGTCCCTCTTAAGGCAAAATTAAAACTATATTGTACAGACCCCGAACATGAAGATTTCGAAACTATCGTACAAGATGTTTATCTTGGAACAATTCCATATATGACCCCCAGGGGGAGCTTTATCATAAATGGCGCCGAAAGAGTAATTGTTTCTCAACTTCACAGATCGCCCGGTGTGTTTTTTGGAAATAGCCGTCATGCAAATGGAACAATATTATATTCTGCCCGTGTTATTCCCTTCAAAGGCGCGTGGATGGAATTTACTACAGATATCAACAACGTATTATATGCATATATAGACAGAAAGAAAAAATTACCCGTAACAACATTACTAAGAGCCATTGGCTTTGAAACAGACCGTGATATTTTAGAGATATTCAATCTGGCTGAAGAAGTAAAAGTCAACAAAAAAAATCTTAAAAATTGTATAGGCAGAAAATTAGCTGCCCGTGTTGTTCAAACCTGGTTTGAAGATTTTGTAGACGAAGATACCGCCGAAGTGGTTTCCGTGGAAAGAAGTAAAATTATTCTTGAAAGGGAAACAATTCTTGAAGAAGAACATATTGATTTGATTTTGGAGTCGGGAGTGCAAACCATATTGTTGCACAAAGACGATGAAACCGCACAGAAATATGAAATAATTTACAACACACTCCAAAAAGACCCTACAAATACTGAAAAAGAAGCAGTTCAATATATTTACCGCCAATTAAGAAACGCCGAACCACCAGATGACGAAACAGCCAGAGGTATTATCGATAAATTATTCTTTTCTGAACAACGTTATGATCTTGGAGAAGTTGGAAGATATAAAATCAACAAAAAATTAGGTCTCAATCTCCCCATAGAACAAAGAACATTGACCAAAGAGGATATAATTTCCATTATCAAGCACCTAATTGATTTGATCAATACAAAAGCTGAGATGGACGATATTGACCACCTCAGCAACCGGAGGGTAAGAACCGTAGGCGAACAATTGTATGCCCAATTTGGCGTTGGACTTGCAAGAATGGCCAAAACCATTCGTGAGAGAATGAATGTTAGAGACAATGAAGTATTTACTCCCACCGATTTAATTAACTCCAAAACTCTTGCATCTGTTATCAACTCATTTTTTGGTACCAACCAGCTTTCCCAGTTTATGGATCAGACCAACCCACTTGCAGAAATGACGCACAAAAGAAGAATTTCTGCCCTGGGCCCCGGTGGATTGACAAGAGAAAGAGCCGGTTTCGAAGTTCGTGACGTTCATTATACTCACTATGGTCGTTTATGCCCAATTGAAACACCCGAAGGACCAAATATCGGACTGATTTCATCACTGTGTGTGTATGCTAAAATTAACCGTTTAGGATTTATCGAAACACCATACCGCATTGTAGAAAATGGCCGGGTACTTTTGAACGAACCGCCCATTTACCTTACGGCTGAAGAAGAAGACAAACAAACCATCGCTCAAGCAAATGCAAAAATCGATAAAGACGGAAATTTCCTTACAGATAAAGTTAAAGCAAGATATGAAGGCGATTTCCCCGTTGTAGAGCCCGAAAATCTAACATTAATGGACGTTGCACCTAATCAAATCGCCTCAATCGCGGCATCACTCATTCCTTTTCTTGAGCATGATGATGCCAACCGTGCGTTGATGGGATCAAACATGCAACGCCAGGCCGTTCCTCTCATTCGCCCCGAAGCACCAATAGTCGGCACAGGTTTAGAAGAGGCTGTTGCCAGAGATTCCCGTTTATTGATTTATGCTCAAGCCGATGGCATTGTAGAATATGTTGATGCCAACGAAATTGTTATACGTTATAAATTTACACCCGAAGAAGAATTAGTTTCTTTTGAAGGAAATGTCGTAACTTATAAGCTCCCAAAATTCAAACGTACCAACCAAAGCACATGTATCAATCTTAAACCTATCGTAAAAAAAGGTGAAAGAGTGACCAAGGGTCAGGTATTATGTGAAGGATTTGCAACTGAAAAAGGTGAATTGGCTCTTGGAAGAAACCTTCGTGTAGCTTTCATGCCCTGGAAAGGTTATAACTTTGAGGATGCTATAGTGATATCAGAAAGAGTTGTCCGTGAAGATTTATTCACCTCCATTCACATAGACGAATATTCTTTGGAAGTAAGAGACACAAAACGTGGAATGGAAGAATTAACTCCCGATATACCCAATGTGAGCGAAGAAGCCACTAAAGATTTGGATGAAAATGGTTTGATACGCATCGGTGCAGAAGTAAAAGAAGGAGATATTCTCATCGGTAAAATCACCCCTAAAGGTGAATCTGATCCTACGCCTGAAGAAAAGTTGTTAAGGGCTATATTCGGCGATAAAGCCGGAGATGTCAAAGACGCTTCTTTAAAAGTGCCCCCGGCTGTAACCGGAACTGTTATCGACAAAAAACTATTTTCAAAAGCTCTTAAAGATAAAAAAGCAAAACAAGAAGAAAAAATCATTCTCGAAAAACTTGACCAGGAATTCAACAAGCAGGAAGCAGAACTGAAAAAAGTATTGATTGAAAAAATCCTTGCTTTACTGGAAGGGAAAACCGTACCTAATGATGTCACTAACTTCTACAATGAAGTGATCATTCCAAAGGGTACAAAAATAACTGCCAAAGTATTAGAAAAAATAAAGGACTTTACAATACTCAACCCCGAAAATTGGTCAAAAGACGAAAAAGAACTTGAATTAATCGGCAAAATTTTGCATAATTACCGTTTAAAATATGCTGAAATTTTAGGTGCATACAAACGTAAAAAATACAACATTCAAGTAGGCGATGAATTGCCACAAGGAATTATCAAATTGGCTAAAGTATACATTGCCCAAAAACGTAAATTAAAAGTGGGAGATAAAATGGCCGGACGCCATGGAAATAAAGGTATAGTCGCCAAAATTGTACGGGTAGAAGACATGCCATTTCTCGAAGATGGTACTCCTGTGGATATTGTACTCAATCCATTGGGTGTGCCTTCGAGGATGAACCTCGGACAAATCTATGAAACCATTCTTGGTGATGCCGGTGCCAAATTAGGTGTGAAATTCTCCACTCCTATTTTTGACGGTGCCACATTGGATCAGATCAATGAATGGACCAAGAAAGCAGGACTTCCGGAAAACGGTAAAACATATCTGTATGATGGTGGCACGGGAGAAAGATTTGACCAACCGGCCACGGTCGGTACAATTTATATGCTTAAATTGATCCATATGGTTGACGATAAAATGCACGCCCGTTCAATTGGACCTTACTCACTTATCACTCAACAACCTCTGGGTGGAAAAGCCCAATTTGGTGGTCAAAGATTTGGAGAAATGGAGGTTTGGGCTATCGAAGCATTTGGAGCAGCAAACATCCTTCAAGAATTGTTAACCATAAAATCAGATGATGTAATTGGAAGAGCTAAGGCCTATGAAGCAATTGTAAAGGGTGACAACTTACCTACTCCGGGAATTCCCGAATCTTTCAACGTATTGCTTCATGAGCTAAAAGGTTTGGCTCTGAATATTACATTGGAATAAATTAATTAATGATAAAATTTTAGATCAACATGGCAATAAAACGTGATTCAAAAACAAAAAGTAACTTTACGAAAGTTACCATAAGTTTGGCTTCTCCGGAGCATATCTTAGATCAATCTTATGGAGAAGTAACAAAACCGGAAACTATCAATTACCGGACATTCAAACCGGAAAGGGATGGTCTTTTCTGTGACAGAATTTTTGGACCGGTAAAAGATTATGAATGTCATTGCGGTAAATACAAAAGAATTCGCTACAAGGGAATTGTTTGTGATGTTTGTGGGGTAGAAGTTACAGAAAAAAAGGTTAGAAGAGAACGCATGGGACACATCAACCTTGTGGTGCCCGTAGCACATATTTGGTATTTCCGTTCTCTCCCTAGCAAAATAGGATATTTGTTAGGATTGCCCACAAAAAAATTGGAATCCATCATCTATTATGAACGCTATGTAGTAATTCAACCCGGGGTGGCTACTCATCCAAATGGAGAGCCATTACAACCAATGGATTTTCTAACAGAAGAAGAATACTTGCATATAATTGAAAAACTCCCCAAAGAAAATCAATTGCTCGACGACTCTGACCCCAATAAATTTATTGCCAAAATGGGTGGAGAAGCTTTGTATGATTTATTAAAAAGGATTGATCTCGATGAACTGTCCTATCAATTAAGGACTCAGGCCAATGAAGAAACTTCTCAACAAAGAAAAAGCGAAGCTTTAAAAAGATTGCAAATAGTGGAGGCCTTCCGCGAAGCCAACAAAAGAATGGAAAACAGGCCGGA contains:
- the rplA gene encoding 50S ribosomal protein L1, whose protein sequence is MGKLTKNQKLALSKFDPEKRYSLEEAVKIVKDITTTKFDASVDIHVNLGVDPKKSNQMVRGTVALPHGVGKKVTVLALVTPDKEKEAKEAGADYVGLDEYIEKIKNGWTDFDVIVTMPAVMGKIGALGKILGPRGLMPNPKSGTVTMEVGKAIRDIKAGKIDFKVDKYGIIHASIGKVSFEPEKLAENAKELLQTIIKLKPAAAKGTYIKNVTLASTMSPGVKVDVKSIA
- the rplJ gene encoding 50S ribosomal protein L10, with the translated sequence MNREEKNQLIAEFTEVLKNTKVIYLADIEGLDAESTHKLRKACHEKGVKLRVVKNTLLQKAMEKFNGTYEALYPYLKGNTSIMVSETANTPARIIKEMRKSLPKPVLKAAWIEESVYAGDEQLETLANLKSREELIGDIVLLLQSPAKNVLSALLSSKHTIGGIVKTLQERNN
- the rplL gene encoding 50S ribosomal protein L7/L12 gives rise to the protein MADVKQLAEQLVNLTVKEVNELAEILKNEYGIEPAAAAVAVAAPGAGGAAGGGEAEKTSFDVILKSGGAAKLGVVKIVKEITGLGLKEAKDLVDGAPKPVKEGVSKEEAESIKKQLEEAGAEVEIK
- the nusG gene encoding transcription termination/antitermination protein NusG, producing MTTTTSNKKWYVLRAISGKEKKVKQAIEDEIIRNNLQNYVSQVLIPTEKVLQIKGGKKVTKERSYFPGYILIEAELVGEVPHILKNINGVIGFLGAEKGGDPLPLRPQEVNRILGKVDELNESEADVFVPFQVGELVKIIDGPFNGFVGTVEKIMEDKKKLEVMVKIFGRKQPIELSFLQVEREQ
- the rplK gene encoding 50S ribosomal protein L11, whose product is MAKEITGIIKLQVKGGQANPSPPVGPALGAKGVNIMEFCKQFNARTQDKMGKLLPVVITVYSDKSFDFVVKQPPVSVTIKEMLKLKSGSSEPNRKKVGSLTWEQVKQIAEEKMVDMNCFTLESAMKMVAGTARSMGVTISGEAPFKN
- the rpoB gene encoding DNA-directed RNA polymerase subunit beta, which codes for MANAQVSKNSSKRISFSTTVNQLEYPDFLEIQLQSFKDFFQVETTPENRHLEGLFKVFNENFPITDSRNLFVLEFLDYYIDPPRYSIEECIERGLTYGVPLKAKLKLYCTDPEHEDFETIVQDVYLGTIPYMTPRGSFIINGAERVIVSQLHRSPGVFFGNSRHANGTILYSARVIPFKGAWMEFTTDINNVLYAYIDRKKKLPVTTLLRAIGFETDRDILEIFNLAEEVKVNKKNLKNCIGRKLAARVVQTWFEDFVDEDTAEVVSVERSKIILERETILEEEHIDLILESGVQTILLHKDDETAQKYEIIYNTLQKDPTNTEKEAVQYIYRQLRNAEPPDDETARGIIDKLFFSEQRYDLGEVGRYKINKKLGLNLPIEQRTLTKEDIISIIKHLIDLINTKAEMDDIDHLSNRRVRTVGEQLYAQFGVGLARMAKTIRERMNVRDNEVFTPTDLINSKTLASVINSFFGTNQLSQFMDQTNPLAEMTHKRRISALGPGGLTRERAGFEVRDVHYTHYGRLCPIETPEGPNIGLISSLCVYAKINRLGFIETPYRIVENGRVLLNEPPIYLTAEEEDKQTIAQANAKIDKDGNFLTDKVKARYEGDFPVVEPENLTLMDVAPNQIASIAASLIPFLEHDDANRALMGSNMQRQAVPLIRPEAPIVGTGLEEAVARDSRLLIYAQADGIVEYVDANEIVIRYKFTPEEELVSFEGNVVTYKLPKFKRTNQSTCINLKPIVKKGERVTKGQVLCEGFATEKGELALGRNLRVAFMPWKGYNFEDAIVISERVVREDLFTSIHIDEYSLEVRDTKRGMEELTPDIPNVSEEATKDLDENGLIRIGAEVKEGDILIGKITPKGESDPTPEEKLLRAIFGDKAGDVKDASLKVPPAVTGTVIDKKLFSKALKDKKAKQEEKIILEKLDQEFNKQEAELKKVLIEKILALLEGKTVPNDVTNFYNEVIIPKGTKITAKVLEKIKDFTILNPENWSKDEKELELIGKILHNYRLKYAEILGAYKRKKYNIQVGDELPQGIIKLAKVYIAQKRKLKVGDKMAGRHGNKGIVAKIVRVEDMPFLEDGTPVDIVLNPLGVPSRMNLGQIYETILGDAGAKLGVKFSTPIFDGATLDQINEWTKKAGLPENGKTYLYDGGTGERFDQPATVGTIYMLKLIHMVDDKMHARSIGPYSLITQQPLGGKAQFGGQRFGEMEVWAIEAFGAANILQELLTIKSDDVIGRAKAYEAIVKGDNLPTPGIPESFNVLLHELKGLALNITLE